The genomic interval AAATTTGATTCCGGTTATCACCTTCGCCAGGTAACCGAAACCCCGTAATCGTCTCCACTTCTTCTCGGCACACAGGCCGAGTTTGAACATCATGTGTAGCATGCCGTCACGCGATAGGCAGCCCTTGGAACGCTTGGTTCGATGGCGGATTGTCCCGAAGGTTGATTCAATCGGATTGCTGGTCCGAATGCTCTGCCAGTGCTGTGCCGGAAAGTGATAGAAAGCCATCAGTTCCTCTCGGTCTTTGTGCAGACAGATGGCAGCCTTCGGATACTTCGGCTCATACGTTTTGATAAACAGATCAAAGGCCTTTTCCGCATCGGCCTGAGTCTCCGCCTGCCAGATGTTATGCAGTGCCTGCTTCGCTTTCGGCTGAGCTGTCTTTGGCAGGCAGTTCAGCACGTTCATGGTCTTGTGCATCCAGCAGCGCTGCTGGCGCGTCTCAGGATATACTTCCTCCAGCGCAGCCCAGAAGCCCATGGCACCGTCACCGATCGCCAATTTGGGCGGGTTCAGTCCGCGTGACTTCAGCTTCAACAGTACCTCCCGCCAGCTCTGCGTGGACTCCCGCACACCATCCTCAATTGCCAGAAAATGCTTCTCACCACGCTCATTCACACCGATCACCACCAGGGCACACAGCTTCGTCTGCTCTGCTCTCAGTCCGCTGTAGACACCGTCTGCCCACACATACACCCAATGCTCCTTATCCAGGCGCTCCTC from Candidatus Sedimenticola sp. (ex Thyasira tokunagai) carries:
- a CDS encoding IS256 family transposase, encoding MSKNNVVKLAGRDTIIDPLTELLRSGAEQLIYQAVEAELLELLAEHTERRTEDGKAGVVRNGHLPARKLQTGLGPVTVEIPKVRAKTGEPVTFRSALVPPYVRKTKSLEAALPWLYLKGISSGEMGEALKVLVGPDATGLSASTVSRLKQVWAEEYRSWCEERLDKEHWVYVWADGVYSGLRAEQTKLCALVVIGVNERGEKHFLAIEDGVRESTQSWREVLLKLKSRGLNPPKLAIGDGAMGFWAALEEVYPETRQQRCWMHKTMNVLNCLPKTAQPKAKQALHNIWQAETQADAEKAFDLFIKTYEPKYPKAAICLHKDREELMAFYHFPAQHWQSIRTSNPIESTFGTIRHRTKRSKGCLSRDGMLHMMFKLGLCAEKKWRRLRGFGYLAKVITGIKFKDGVEVTGVDQVAA